A portion of the Streptomyces sp. YPW6 genome contains these proteins:
- a CDS encoding response regulator transcription factor — protein MSTQNTPQDAQGAPDRPIRVMVVDDHPMWRDAVARDLTESGFDVVATAGDGAQAVRRARAVGPDVLVLDLNLPAMPGVQVCKELVGSHPGLRVLVLSASGEHADVLEAVKSGATGYLLKSASTQELTDAVRSTAAGDPVFTPGLAGLVLGEYRRLASDPAPVASNEPKAPQLTDRETEVLRLVAKGLSYKQIAERLVISHRTVQNHVQNTLGKLQLHNRVELVRYAIERGLDDA, from the coding sequence ATGAGCACGCAGAACACACCGCAGGACGCGCAGGGGGCGCCCGACCGGCCCATCAGGGTCATGGTCGTCGACGACCACCCCATGTGGCGCGACGCGGTCGCCCGCGACCTGACCGAGTCCGGCTTCGACGTCGTCGCGACCGCCGGGGACGGCGCCCAGGCGGTACGCCGGGCCAGGGCGGTCGGCCCGGACGTCCTGGTCCTCGACCTGAACCTCCCCGCCATGCCCGGCGTCCAGGTCTGCAAGGAGCTCGTCGGCTCCCACCCCGGCCTGCGGGTCCTGGTCCTCTCCGCGAGCGGCGAGCACGCCGACGTCCTGGAGGCGGTGAAGTCCGGAGCCACCGGCTATCTGCTGAAGTCCGCCTCCACCCAGGAGCTGACCGACGCCGTCCGCTCCACCGCGGCCGGCGACCCGGTCTTCACCCCGGGACTGGCCGGCCTGGTCCTCGGCGAGTACCGCCGGCTCGCCTCCGACCCCGCGCCCGTGGCTTCGAACGAACCCAAGGCCCCGCAGCTCACCGACCGGGAGACCGAGGTGCTGCGGCTCGTCGCCAAGGGACTGTCGTACAAGCAGATCGCCGAACGGCTGGTCATCTCCCACCGCACCGTCCAGAACCACGTGCAGAACACCCTCGGCAAGCTCCAGCTGCACAACCGGGTGGAACTCGTGCGGTACGCCATCGAGCGGGGCCTCGACGACGCCTGA